A genome region from Mesorhizobium sp. B2-1-8 includes the following:
- a CDS encoding sensor histidine kinase: protein MNDIDGSDRQGATADARLAAIVDSSFDAIISKDLNSIIQSWNQAAERMFGYTAEEAIGQSILMLIPDHLKNEEIEIISKIRSGDRVASFETTRRRKDGVPISVSLTISPIKNSNGEIVGASQIARDISTAKESERRIRLLMREVNHRVKNQFAVILSMVRETSKRSSDPHEFEELIRARIMALSRSHDLLVTSEWAGASLFDLIQEHLKPFGREEQILLSGPVLTLQSNAVQNLGMAFHELGTNSSKYGALGSEGGRVEITWTIDSGAQDPGSAGEREFQLTWEETSTPHPGDRRDQTTRKGFGTVVLQRVAPQSLGGSAILERSPGHLKWRLSAPLASIIVAHAGSEADDVSPGFGI from the coding sequence ATGAACGACATTGACGGCAGCGACAGACAGGGGGCGACTGCCGACGCCAGGCTCGCGGCAATTGTCGATTCCTCCTTCGATGCCATCATCAGCAAGGACCTGAACAGCATCATCCAAAGCTGGAACCAGGCGGCGGAACGCATGTTCGGCTACACCGCCGAGGAGGCGATCGGCCAATCCATCCTGATGCTGATCCCCGATCACCTCAAGAACGAGGAGATCGAGATCATCAGCAAGATTCGCAGCGGCGACCGCGTGGCGAGCTTTGAGACGACGCGCAGGCGCAAGGATGGCGTGCCGATTTCCGTCTCGCTGACGATTTCGCCGATCAAGAACAGCAATGGCGAGATCGTCGGCGCCTCGCAAATCGCCCGCGATATTTCCACCGCGAAGGAGAGCGAGCGCCGCATCAGGCTGCTGATGCGCGAGGTCAACCATCGCGTCAAGAACCAGTTCGCGGTCATCCTGTCGATGGTCCGGGAGACCAGCAAACGTTCGAGCGATCCGCATGAGTTCGAGGAACTGATCCGCGCCCGTATCATGGCGCTGTCGCGCTCGCACGATCTGCTCGTCACCTCGGAATGGGCGGGCGCGAGTCTGTTCGACCTGATCCAGGAACATCTCAAGCCTTTTGGCCGCGAGGAGCAGATCCTGCTTTCCGGCCCGGTCCTGACGCTGCAGTCGAATGCGGTGCAGAACCTTGGCATGGCCTTCCACGAACTGGGCACGAACTCGTCCAAATATGGCGCGCTGGGCAGCGAAGGCGGCCGGGTGGAGATCACCTGGACAATCGACTCCGGGGCGCAAGACCCCGGCTCAGCGGGCGAGCGTGAATTCCAGTTGACCTGGGAGGAGACGTCGACGCCGCATCCCGGCGACCGGCGGGACCAGACCACGCGCAAGGGGTTCGGCACCGTCGTGCTGCAGCGCGTGGCGCCGCAGTCGCTAGGCGGCTCCGCCATTCTGGAGCGGTCGCCCGGCCATCTCAAATGGCGGCTGAGCGCGCCCTTGGCATCCATCATCGTGGCGCACGCCGGCAGTGAGGCCGACGACGTTTCGCCGGGTTTCGGCATCTAG
- a CDS encoding DUF982 domain-containing protein: MQTAWFSKPVVVSVGVTGATRNLSNTQQAIELLTTHWRDAGSLKHQSALRACRRATSGDVPPDIAREAFVEAAREAHILVE; this comes from the coding sequence CAAACCGCGTGGTTCTCCAAGCCCGTCGTGGTTTCGGTCGGCGTTACCGGAGCCACCCGCAACCTGTCCAACACACAACAGGCCATCGAATTGCTGACGACACATTGGCGCGATGCCGGCAGCCTGAAACATCAGTCCGCGCTGCGCGCCTGCCGCCGGGCAACGAGCGGCGACGTGCCCCCCGACATCGCCAGGGAGGCTTTTGTCGAGGCCGCGCGCGAGGCGCATATCCTGGTCGAGTAG